A stretch of the Streptomyces sp. NBC_00654 genome encodes the following:
- a CDS encoding MFS transporter, protein MALQLTMGTAWWMALVANQARATYELGATELYLALVATVWGAPTILLGPWVGRLADLYSPAVVGAVSTAVGIGGAVGLAVADSAPWLLVAALTSGVARAVTQVAIDALPSRVLGSNQEVRSSILLGFASSVPIVAGPSLAAVMLANWGSNSAQWANAAVHLIGFAVFCVLRVDVPSRGRDRGTGAGSRRRSLFRDPSLREALVLTGVVWVSLGWIGPLEILFVNEVLSEPAETYAALQVAFGVALLAATYVMSKGKALAVRRWFFVMTVVLVGVGESLFASSRSVGMAFVAISLWGMAAGLFNPASRIAFLKAAPVEMHGRAMGLWRAVQSFGSLAPPILAGVVAHACGLRTAMLGMGVCTLLATAVVLGISARRGTPGVRSAPRAAGDARADAESGGPTSLGAADNQIHIEPNRRRSMLSHFGTTNSRTER, encoded by the coding sequence ATGGCCCTGCAGCTCACCATGGGCACCGCCTGGTGGATGGCGCTGGTTGCCAACCAGGCACGAGCGACCTACGAACTGGGTGCGACGGAGCTGTACCTCGCCCTGGTGGCCACGGTCTGGGGCGCCCCCACCATCCTCCTGGGGCCGTGGGTAGGGCGACTGGCTGATCTGTACAGCCCCGCCGTTGTGGGGGCGGTGAGCACTGCCGTCGGCATCGGTGGGGCGGTCGGCCTTGCCGTCGCGGACTCGGCGCCGTGGTTGCTCGTGGCGGCCTTGACCAGCGGAGTTGCCAGGGCGGTCACTCAGGTTGCCATCGACGCGTTGCCCAGTAGGGTGCTGGGGAGCAACCAAGAAGTGAGATCGAGCATTCTGCTGGGCTTCGCCAGCAGCGTTCCCATCGTTGCTGGTCCCAGCCTGGCGGCTGTCATGCTGGCGAACTGGGGCAGCAACAGCGCCCAGTGGGCGAACGCGGCCGTCCATCTGATCGGATTCGCGGTCTTCTGCGTGCTGCGGGTCGATGTGCCCTCCCGCGGCAGGGACAGGGGCACTGGTGCGGGCAGCCGTCGCCGGAGCCTGTTCAGAGACCCGTCGCTGCGTGAGGCACTGGTGTTGACGGGCGTCGTATGGGTATCCCTGGGCTGGATCGGCCCGTTGGAGATTCTCTTCGTCAACGAGGTGCTGTCCGAGCCGGCCGAGACGTACGCGGCTCTCCAAGTAGCCTTCGGAGTGGCGCTCCTGGCGGCGACGTACGTGATGTCGAAGGGGAAGGCTCTCGCCGTCCGCCGTTGGTTCTTCGTCATGACCGTCGTGCTCGTCGGTGTCGGGGAATCCCTGTTTGCCTCTTCGCGCAGTGTGGGTATGGCATTCGTCGCCATCTCCCTCTGGGGAATGGCCGCGGGTCTGTTCAACCCCGCGAGCAGGATCGCCTTCCTCAAGGCCGCTCCCGTGGAGATGCACGGACGCGCCATGGGGCTCTGGAGGGCAGTGCAGTCCTTCGGCAGCCTGGCCCCTCCGATTCTCGCCGGCGTCGTCGCACACGCCTGCGGACTGCGGACGGCCATGCTCGGCATGGGCGTCTGCACTCTGTTGGCCACAGCGGTGGTGCTCGGGATCTCCGCTCGGCGTGGGACCCCCGGAGTGCGTTCGGCACCACGGGCGGCGGGCGACGCGCGAGCGGACGCGGAATCGGGTGGACCGACGAGTCTCGGAGCCGCTGACAACCAGATTCACATCGAGCCGAATCGAAGGCGTTCGATGCTGTCTCATTTCGGAACCACGAATTCTAGAACGGAGCGGTGA
- a CDS encoding amino acid adenylation domain-containing protein has protein sequence MSEHLTGSASRHEQLVAELLAQGLGRTTPRAGAGTHTTGPLSVAQRRLWFLEQLKPGTATYNIALMAELHGTPSPDVLRDALQIVQDRHSVLRCRFTEQDGEPRQEVVPGGGVPLVWHDLRTPSADTDPDGTARRIAADCAERPFRLDEAPLFRCAAVLLPDDRWHLVLCFHHIVVDGWSVGVLLEELGTLLSGGSLGPVPSFRFLDWVAETPGQSPDPKDEAYWTKKLSGAPAVATPFNDAPRRPSDHATGKLMSFVIPAPTVSAMELLAKSAGTTTFVVLLSAFKVLLQRVGGVDDVVVGAPFAGRPDPRLDKVVGFFVNTLPLRTGMAGARTFRDVLERVHVTVMEAQDHQDTPFDRIVELLGLSGATSESALFRTMLAWHNTPGGHLRWQGRTVAPTHLDTGTAKFDLTLSLEQRDRVIEGQAEWLLDLADTAFVDGFVHAYAELLRSLTDRPDAQLAEHALTGPRDERTVVPPAASPRPAVPYRTLSEPFGEQARRTPDAVALLGDEGTLTYAQLGERVERFAAGLYGRGVRPGDRVGVLMQRSFDMVAALHAVCAIGAAYVPLDPSAPRERLHGMLSTLEIAHVTAHGATADKVPDGPWGVVRTESLADPDAVADALPDAAGDALSSDRTAYVLHTSGSTGRPKAVAYPTDASLAFLDWLQGLIPVGPGDRLLLKTPYGFDVSVWELFWPLHHGATIVVAEPDGHLDPSYLARLVQRHEVNVVNFVPSMLESFLGQLDAVGCPSLRHVLSAGEELKPGLVALTHRKLEAELINLYGPTEAGGVSYYLARPGVTGTVPIGRPLPYVRLYVLDARLRPVPVGMPGELYIAGELGLADGYEGRPAATAEKFLPDPYSRVPGGRMYRTQDICRQLPGGELEYLGRSDRQLKLRGIRLEPAEIEQSMLASAAVAAARVLAMGSGSEQKLIGFYVPVEGAAPDPRALRRHLEHWLPRNIIPSALVEVETIPTTPNGKTDQAALTAVWEDRQQTAGPGGRTGDTGSRPKPADGSLEARVCAVFESVLEIPTADPDTGFFAMGGHSLQVLKLTAVCKERLGIRPSVATIFAHPTPRELAVWIRETTTSEQDIVVPLTPGKEGTLVIGVHAATGSALPYLPLSRALADSCSFLGLQAPGLESDARTPGSVEEFIAVYLPVVERLAASRRLVLMGWSFGGNVAYELAAALDRRGRAPLATVLIDSWYGDGLEDIAGDTPEEAVGTLRRHGLVPDGLPSETETGMLRVLAGTLKAFRAYRPARSELVVDLVRATADEAESPYPRQVRESADRGIGAFAKAVRVHDVDADHYSVMSADHVRTLAAIFKGILCEHT, from the coding sequence ATGAGCGAGCACCTCACCGGGTCCGCCTCCCGCCACGAGCAGTTGGTGGCCGAACTGCTCGCGCAGGGGCTGGGCCGGACGACACCCCGAGCCGGAGCCGGAACGCACACCACGGGGCCTCTGTCAGTCGCCCAGCGTCGGCTGTGGTTTCTCGAACAGCTGAAGCCGGGCACAGCCACCTACAACATCGCCCTGATGGCGGAGCTGCACGGGACGCCGTCCCCCGACGTCCTCCGGGACGCCCTGCAGATCGTGCAGGACCGGCACAGTGTGCTGCGCTGCCGCTTCACCGAGCAGGACGGTGAACCCCGGCAGGAGGTCGTGCCGGGCGGGGGCGTTCCCCTCGTCTGGCACGACCTGCGGACCCCGTCCGCGGACACGGACCCCGACGGGACGGCACGCCGGATAGCCGCGGACTGCGCCGAGCGTCCGTTTCGGCTGGACGAGGCACCACTCTTCCGGTGCGCGGCCGTCCTTCTTCCTGATGACCGCTGGCACCTCGTGTTGTGCTTCCATCACATCGTCGTGGACGGCTGGTCCGTCGGCGTCCTTCTCGAGGAACTGGGCACCCTGCTGAGCGGCGGCAGCCTCGGCCCGGTCCCGTCTTTCCGTTTCCTCGACTGGGTGGCCGAGACCCCCGGGCAGTCGCCCGACCCCAAGGACGAGGCGTACTGGACCAAGAAGCTGTCCGGCGCCCCGGCCGTGGCGACTCCGTTCAACGATGCCCCGCGCCGGCCGTCGGATCACGCCACCGGCAAGCTGATGAGCTTCGTCATCCCGGCCCCCACGGTCTCCGCCATGGAACTGCTCGCCAAGTCGGCCGGAACGACCACCTTCGTGGTCCTCCTGTCCGCGTTCAAGGTGCTGTTGCAGCGGGTGGGCGGGGTGGACGATGTCGTGGTCGGCGCACCGTTCGCGGGACGCCCCGACCCTCGCCTCGACAAGGTCGTCGGCTTCTTCGTCAATACACTCCCGCTGCGCACCGGGATGGCCGGCGCCCGGACCTTCCGAGACGTTCTGGAACGGGTGCACGTCACGGTCATGGAAGCGCAGGACCACCAGGACACGCCGTTCGACCGCATCGTCGAACTCCTCGGCCTCAGCGGGGCCACATCGGAGAGCGCGTTGTTCCGCACCATGCTGGCCTGGCACAACACTCCAGGCGGACACCTGCGGTGGCAGGGGAGGACGGTGGCTCCCACACATCTGGACACCGGCACGGCCAAATTCGACCTGACACTCTCGCTCGAGCAGCGGGACCGTGTGATCGAGGGGCAGGCCGAGTGGCTCCTCGACTTGGCGGACACGGCGTTCGTGGACGGCTTCGTCCACGCCTACGCCGAGTTGCTCCGCTCGCTCACCGACAGGCCGGACGCCCAGTTGGCGGAGCACGCACTGACCGGTCCCCGTGACGAGAGAACGGTCGTCCCGCCCGCCGCCTCGCCCCGGCCGGCAGTGCCGTACCGGACCCTCAGCGAGCCCTTCGGAGAGCAGGCGCGACGGACACCGGATGCCGTGGCGCTCCTCGGTGACGAGGGGACGCTCACCTACGCACAACTGGGGGAGAGAGTCGAGCGGTTCGCCGCCGGCCTGTACGGGCGCGGTGTGCGGCCCGGCGACAGGGTGGGCGTGCTCATGCAGCGCTCTTTCGACATGGTTGCCGCCCTGCACGCGGTGTGCGCGATCGGCGCGGCCTACGTCCCGCTGGACCCCTCGGCCCCGCGGGAACGTCTCCACGGCATGCTGTCGACTCTGGAGATCGCTCACGTCACGGCCCATGGCGCGACCGCTGACAAGGTGCCCGACGGACCGTGGGGAGTGGTGCGCACCGAGAGCCTGGCGGATCCGGACGCGGTGGCGGATGCCCTTCCGGACGCTGCCGGCGACGCGCTGTCGTCGGATCGTACGGCCTACGTGCTGCACACCTCGGGGTCCACGGGACGGCCAAAGGCTGTTGCCTATCCCACTGACGCGTCGTTGGCCTTTCTCGACTGGCTCCAGGGCCTGATACCGGTGGGCCCGGGTGATCGCCTCCTTCTCAAGACGCCCTACGGCTTCGACGTGTCCGTGTGGGAGCTCTTCTGGCCCCTCCACCACGGGGCCACGATCGTGGTGGCGGAGCCCGACGGCCACCTGGACCCGAGCTATCTCGCGCGGTTGGTCCAGCGGCATGAAGTGAACGTGGTGAATTTCGTCCCTTCGATGCTGGAGAGCTTCCTGGGGCAGCTCGACGCCGTCGGCTGCCCTTCACTGAGGCATGTGCTGTCGGCCGGTGAGGAGCTCAAGCCGGGGCTGGTGGCCCTGACCCACCGGAAGCTCGAAGCCGAACTGATCAATCTGTACGGGCCCACCGAGGCCGGCGGGGTGAGCTACTACCTCGCCCGGCCCGGGGTCACGGGGACCGTGCCCATCGGCCGTCCGTTGCCCTATGTACGCCTGTACGTGCTCGACGCCCGCCTGCGGCCGGTCCCTGTGGGTATGCCTGGAGAGCTGTACATAGCCGGCGAACTGGGGCTGGCCGACGGTTACGAGGGCCGCCCCGCCGCCACGGCGGAGAAGTTTCTCCCGGACCCCTACAGCAGAGTGCCGGGCGGCCGGATGTACCGCACCCAGGACATCTGCCGGCAACTGCCGGGAGGCGAGCTGGAGTACCTCGGCCGGAGCGACCGGCAGCTGAAGCTGAGAGGGATCCGTCTGGAACCCGCGGAGATCGAGCAGTCGATGCTGGCGTCGGCCGCGGTCGCCGCCGCGCGCGTGCTGGCGATGGGGAGCGGATCCGAACAGAAACTGATCGGTTTCTATGTGCCGGTGGAGGGTGCCGCACCGGATCCGCGTGCCCTGCGCAGACATCTGGAGCACTGGCTGCCGCGGAACATCATCCCCTCCGCCCTGGTGGAGGTGGAGACCATCCCCACCACTCCGAACGGCAAGACGGACCAAGCCGCCCTGACGGCTGTCTGGGAGGACAGGCAGCAGACAGCGGGTCCTGGGGGACGGACGGGGGACACGGGCAGCAGGCCGAAGCCGGCCGACGGTTCCCTGGAGGCTCGTGTATGTGCCGTCTTCGAGAGTGTCCTCGAGATCCCGACGGCCGATCCCGACACCGGCTTCTTCGCCATGGGCGGGCACTCCCTCCAGGTGCTCAAGCTCACGGCTGTCTGCAAGGAGCGCCTGGGCATCAGACCGTCCGTGGCGACGATCTTCGCCCATCCCACGCCGCGAGAACTCGCTGTATGGATCAGGGAGACGACGACCAGTGAGCAGGACATCGTCGTTCCGCTGACGCCCGGGAAGGAAGGGACGCTGGTCATCGGCGTGCACGCGGCTACGGGTTCCGCACTGCCGTACCTTCCGCTCAGCCGCGCGCTGGCGGACAGCTGTTCCTTCCTCGGGCTGCAGGCGCCCGGTCTGGAGTCGGATGCCAGGACTCCCGGCTCGGTGGAGGAGTTCATCGCCGTCTACCTTCCGGTCGTCGAGCGACTGGCCGCCTCGCGGCGGCTGGTGCTGATGGGCTGGTCCTTCGGCGGCAACGTCGCCTACGAACTCGCCGCGGCGCTCGACCGCCGTGGACGCGCTCCGCTGGCCACGGTCCTCATCGACTCCTGGTACGGGGACGGCCTGGAGGACATCGCAGGGGATACCCCCGAGGAAGCGGTGGGCACGCTGCGCCGGCACGGGCTGGTGCCGGACGGACTCCCCAGTGAGACGGAGACCGGGATGCTGCGGGTGCTGGCCGGGACCTTGAAAGCCTTTCGTGCCTACCGGCCGGCCCGGTCGGAACTGGTGGTCGACCTCGTCAGGGCCACGGCGGACGAAGCGGAGAGCCCCTACCCGCGGCAGGTACGGGAATCCGCCGACCGCGGTATCGGAGCGTTCGCCAAGGCGGTCCGTGTCCACGACGTCGACGCGGATCACTACAGCGTGATGTCCGCAGACCACGTGAGAACGCTGGCAGCGATCTTCAAAGGCATTCTGTGCGAGCACACATGA
- the ddaH gene encoding dimethylargininase, which yields MFRTAKPHRLLMCRPQHFDVVYSINPWMAPEKPVDNGLAVRQWEELRRLYTHLGHAVEVVDPVPGLPDMVFAANGATVVDGKVLGARFRHVERTAEGPAYLDWFVRNGYEDVLWPEFINEGEGDYLTVGRRILAGTGFRTDSRSHAEAQEFFGLPVTGLTLVNPRHYHLDTALAVLSDTEVMYYPAAFTTGSQAVLKEMFPDAVIASDDDAAVFGLNAFSDGRNVLLPKSATGLILQLEKRGFSPIGVDVSELLKAGGSVKCCTLVLR from the coding sequence ATGTTCCGTACGGCCAAGCCACACCGACTGCTGATGTGCCGTCCTCAGCACTTCGACGTCGTCTACTCGATCAACCCATGGATGGCACCGGAGAAGCCGGTCGACAACGGCCTGGCGGTGCGTCAGTGGGAGGAGCTCCGCCGGCTCTACACGCACCTCGGGCACGCCGTTGAGGTAGTGGACCCTGTCCCCGGCCTCCCGGACATGGTCTTCGCTGCGAACGGTGCCACGGTCGTCGACGGAAAGGTCCTGGGTGCCCGATTCCGGCATGTCGAGCGCACGGCCGAAGGGCCCGCCTATCTGGATTGGTTCGTGCGGAACGGTTACGAGGATGTCTTGTGGCCGGAGTTCATCAATGAGGGAGAAGGCGACTACCTGACCGTCGGCCGCCGGATCCTGGCCGGCACGGGCTTCCGTACGGACTCCAGGTCACACGCCGAAGCTCAGGAGTTCTTCGGGCTTCCGGTCACGGGGCTGACCCTGGTCAACCCGAGGCACTACCACTTGGACACCGCACTGGCCGTATTGTCAGATACTGAAGTCATGTACTATCCGGCGGCGTTCACGACCGGCAGCCAGGCAGTTCTGAAGGAGATGTTCCCGGACGCCGTCATCGCGTCGGACGACGACGCCGCGGTGTTCGGACTCAACGCCTTTTCGGACGGTCGGAACGTGCTTCTGCCCAAGAGTGCCACCGGGCTGATTCTGCAGTTGGAGAAACGGGGTTTCAGCCCCATCGGAGTGGACGTATCGGAACTTCTCAAGGCCGGCGGCAGCGTCAAGTGCTGCACGCTGGTGCTTCGCTGA
- a CDS encoding amino acid adenylation domain-containing protein: protein MSEPLSLLDRLRQASPAAGFPRRRTADRAPASAAQRRLWFLAEADESTAPYHVPVAFHIDGPLDAEALERGVSRVVERHEALRTALVVDADGLRQEISEPSPIVVERGTAESVDDFIAAAHQDARRPVDLSRAPLLRVHLYALADGSHGLLFVFHHAVIDAWSLDIFFGDLNAACADEALPAIAHQYRDYTQWQEDWLSGDEARRSRHYWTGALAQGYPPLSIHPRRPHASDGPRGGAVHRFGVPAAPVEEVSSRASATPFSVLMAAFQTLLHRYSLNDVVSTGVPVACRTTPESESILGYFANTVAVPTEFDKETSLTDVVRSVGQRMREALSHQELPFDEVVGAVAPHRSADVNPLFDSVFVMQNTESATALSLPGCRTRPVQVHNGTAKFDLTLSVVRESDTFSCELEYATDTFDADWAGEFGLAFGELLRGAPVSGSLPVGEAPLLSEGTRAGILRDTAQGVEPYRIDWTMHGLVAEQAARTPDATAIVAGGANISYAELDRRSGALAAVMAERGIGRESVVGVCMQRSVEQIVSLLAILKAGGAFVPLDPRLPRARLAGIADDASLALVVTDEQCLDLVDGLAPLLVPESEPVPDAIPTVRTTDPTGLAYVYYTSGSTGKPKGVAIDHSCAGIRLEWLRRRYALGGGEAVLYKTPLIFDVAIWEIFLPLMTGATVVMADAEAESDIQHIADLLQEHPVVLAHFVPSMLEVYLQGVAPQEYTHLQWIALSGEAASAALIERAVEHFGVPVHNQYGQTETSEVAVWEGDGDSVPELSVIGTQVGAYRLYVMDESQELVPHDMPGELCVAGLDGLARGYVGRPSLTAQGFVPHPYPARPGERLYRTGDLVRRRATGEIVYLGRGDHLVKIRGCRVETGEVESVLLDHPALTSCVVIARPGPGGDLCLVAYTVGREAGRAELAGHAASSLPWYMVPSAFVHLGEMPRTASGKIDRNRLPEPRPSDFEQERSWEEPETPLEAHLAALWSEVLGMGRVGRRDGFYALGGNSLQTTRVLAALKASFGIRLSVRDFMHAPTVEGQARSVMAALEKKAAALLEENGA from the coding sequence ATGAGTGAACCCCTGTCCCTGCTCGACCGGCTCCGGCAGGCATCACCCGCGGCCGGGTTCCCCAGGAGAAGAACGGCCGACCGGGCCCCGGCATCGGCGGCGCAGCGCCGACTCTGGTTCCTCGCCGAAGCAGACGAGAGCACCGCTCCCTACCACGTGCCCGTTGCCTTCCACATCGACGGCCCGCTGGATGCCGAGGCTCTGGAGCGTGGTGTCTCCCGGGTCGTCGAACGCCACGAGGCCCTCCGCACAGCGCTGGTCGTCGATGCCGACGGCCTTCGCCAGGAGATATCCGAACCGTCACCCATCGTGGTCGAGCGCGGGACCGCGGAGTCTGTCGACGATTTCATCGCCGCCGCGCACCAGGACGCCCGCAGGCCCGTCGACCTCTCCCGCGCGCCGCTGCTGCGGGTCCACCTCTACGCGCTGGCCGACGGCAGTCATGGACTCCTGTTCGTCTTCCACCACGCCGTGATCGACGCGTGGTCGCTCGACATCTTCTTCGGCGATCTCAACGCCGCTTGCGCCGACGAGGCCTTGCCTGCCATAGCCCACCAGTATCGGGACTACACCCAGTGGCAGGAGGACTGGCTGTCCGGCGACGAGGCCCGGCGATCCCGTCACTACTGGACAGGGGCGCTCGCACAGGGGTACCCGCCCCTCTCCATCCACCCGCGTCGCCCCCACGCGTCCGACGGTCCGCGTGGGGGCGCGGTACACCGGTTCGGTGTTCCCGCCGCACCGGTCGAGGAGGTCTCCTCCCGGGCTTCGGCGACGCCGTTCTCCGTTCTGATGGCGGCCTTCCAGACGCTGCTGCACCGCTACTCGCTGAATGACGTGGTGAGCACGGGGGTGCCGGTGGCCTGCCGGACGACCCCGGAGAGCGAGTCGATACTCGGCTACTTCGCCAACACTGTGGCCGTCCCCACCGAGTTCGACAAGGAAACCTCGCTCACGGATGTGGTCCGGAGCGTCGGGCAGCGCATGCGCGAGGCCCTGAGCCATCAGGAACTGCCGTTCGACGAGGTTGTGGGCGCCGTCGCACCACATCGGAGCGCGGATGTGAACCCCCTGTTCGACTCCGTCTTCGTCATGCAGAACACCGAGTCGGCAACTGCTCTCTCCCTGCCCGGCTGCAGGACGCGGCCAGTGCAAGTCCACAACGGAACCGCGAAGTTCGACCTCACCCTGTCCGTCGTCAGGGAGTCGGACACGTTCAGCTGCGAGCTCGAATACGCGACGGACACCTTCGACGCCGATTGGGCCGGGGAATTCGGCCTGGCATTCGGTGAATTGCTGCGCGGGGCGCCGGTTTCCGGTTCCCTTCCCGTCGGGGAGGCTCCGCTGCTCTCGGAGGGGACGAGGGCCGGAATCCTCCGGGACACCGCGCAGGGCGTGGAGCCCTACCGGATCGACTGGACCATGCACGGCCTTGTCGCGGAACAGGCCGCCCGCACCCCTGACGCGACCGCGATCGTCGCGGGCGGAGCGAACATCTCCTATGCCGAACTGGACCGGCGATCCGGCGCACTGGCGGCCGTCATGGCCGAACGAGGCATCGGCCGGGAGTCCGTCGTCGGTGTCTGCATGCAGCGCTCGGTCGAGCAGATTGTCTCGCTGCTGGCGATACTGAAGGCCGGCGGGGCGTTCGTGCCGCTCGACCCGCGCCTCCCGAGGGCACGTCTGGCCGGCATAGCCGACGACGCGTCGCTCGCCCTCGTCGTGACCGACGAGCAGTGCCTCGACCTGGTCGACGGCCTGGCGCCCCTGCTCGTCCCCGAATCGGAACCGGTTCCGGACGCCATCCCGACCGTCCGCACCACTGATCCGACCGGCCTGGCCTACGTGTACTACACGTCGGGTTCGACCGGTAAACCCAAAGGCGTGGCCATCGATCATTCGTGCGCCGGAATCCGTCTGGAATGGCTGCGGCGCCGCTACGCGCTGGGCGGCGGGGAGGCGGTGCTCTACAAGACGCCGCTCATCTTCGATGTCGCGATCTGGGAGATCTTCCTCCCCCTCATGACCGGCGCGACCGTCGTCATGGCGGATGCCGAAGCCGAGTCCGACATCCAGCACATCGCGGACCTCCTCCAGGAGCACCCCGTCGTGCTGGCGCACTTCGTGCCGTCGATGCTGGAGGTCTATCTCCAGGGAGTTGCCCCGCAGGAGTACACCCACCTCCAGTGGATCGCGCTCAGCGGAGAGGCGGCTTCGGCCGCCCTGATCGAGCGGGCTGTGGAGCACTTCGGCGTGCCCGTGCACAATCAGTACGGCCAGACCGAGACCTCCGAGGTCGCTGTGTGGGAAGGCGATGGTGACTCCGTACCCGAACTGTCGGTCATCGGCACGCAGGTGGGTGCCTACCGGCTCTATGTGATGGACGAGTCGCAGGAACTGGTTCCCCACGATATGCCGGGCGAGCTCTGCGTGGCCGGCCTGGACGGCCTGGCCCGCGGCTACGTGGGCAGGCCGAGCCTCACCGCACAGGGCTTCGTTCCCCACCCGTACCCGGCACGGCCGGGCGAACGCCTCTACCGCACCGGGGACCTGGTCCGGCGCCGAGCCACCGGTGAGATCGTCTATCTGGGCCGTGGCGACCACCTGGTGAAGATCCGGGGCTGCCGGGTGGAGACCGGTGAGGTCGAGAGCGTTCTCCTGGACCACCCCGCCCTCACCTCCTGCGTGGTGATCGCGCGTCCCGGACCGGGCGGTGACCTCTGCCTGGTGGCCTACACCGTCGGGCGGGAGGCCGGGCGCGCGGAGCTCGCCGGCCACGCCGCGTCCAGCCTGCCCTGGTACATGGTTCCGAGTGCGTTCGTCCACCTCGGCGAAATGCCACGCACGGCGAGCGGAAAGATCGATCGAAACCGGCTGCCCGAACCGCGGCCCTCCGATTTCGAGCAGGAGAGGTCCTGGGAGGAACCGGAGACGCCTCTGGAGGCTCATCTCGCCGCACTGTGGTCGGAGGTGCTGGGGATGGGGAGAGTCGGCCGTCGCGACGGCTTCTACGCCCTGGGCGGCAACTCGCTTCAGACCACGCGAGTGCTGGCGGCGCTCAAGGCGTCGTTCGGGATCCGGCTGTCGGTCCGGGACTTCATGCACGCCCCCACGGTGGAAGGGCAGGCACGGTCGGTGATGGCCGCCCTGGAGAAGAAGGCCGCCGCACTGCTGGAGGAGAACGGCGCATGA